One Parageobacillus sp. KH3-4 genomic region harbors:
- a CDS encoding YycC family protein: MRPLQISFETAQKLAKALGMPIEQIMHMPQHILVQKLLELEKKQNEQQ, translated from the coding sequence ATGAGACCGCTGCAAATTTCTTTCGAAACGGCGCAAAAATTAGCGAAAGCACTAGGAATGCCGATCGAACAAATTATGCATATGCCTCAGCATATTTTAGTGCAAAAATTGCTCGAATTAGAAAAAAAGCAAAATGAACAACAATAA
- a CDS encoding glycerophosphodiester phosphodiesterase: MTKIFAHRGSAGTHPENTMIAFLEAERVGADGIELDVQLSKDGQIVVIHDETIDRTTDGTGWVKDFTYRELQQFNAAYKFADQYDGCRIPLLEEVLAWIRPTSLLLNVELKNGFVVYETLEQKVIDMIKHYQLEERTVLSSFNHNSMAFCRHLAPNIETAILYMEPLYDPWKYVRVIGADGLHPYHRTVSEPFVRQARNHRVAVRPFTINKESLMKKMFQYGVDAIFTDYPLKAKEVRQNKKTP; encoded by the coding sequence ATGACGAAAATTTTCGCGCACCGCGGTTCCGCCGGCACACATCCGGAAAATACGATGATCGCCTTTTTGGAAGCGGAGCGAGTCGGGGCGGACGGGATTGAGTTGGATGTGCAGCTAAGCAAAGACGGGCAAATTGTTGTCATTCATGATGAAACGATCGACCGAACGACAGATGGAACTGGCTGGGTAAAAGATTTTACGTATCGCGAATTACAACAATTTAACGCCGCGTATAAATTTGCGGATCAATATGATGGTTGCCGCATCCCTCTGCTCGAGGAAGTGCTGGCATGGATTCGCCCGACATCGTTGCTGTTGAATGTTGAACTAAAAAATGGTTTTGTTGTGTACGAAACATTAGAGCAAAAAGTCATCGATATGATTAAGCACTATCAATTGGAAGAACGCACTGTTTTATCGTCTTTTAACCATAATAGCATGGCGTTTTGCCGCCATCTTGCGCCAAATATAGAGACGGCCATATTATATATGGAGCCTTTATACGATCCATGGAAATACGTTCGAGTGATCGGGGCAGACGGTCTCCATCCTTATCATCGGACAGTGTCAGAACCATTTGTTCGTCAAGCCCGCAATCACCGGGTTGCGGTGCGTCCATTTACGATTAATAAAGAGTCGTTGATGAAAAAAATGTTCCAATATGGAGTGGATGCCATTTTTACGGATTATCCGCTTAAGGCGAAAGAGGTGCGCCAAAACAAAAAAACGCCCTGA